In uncultured Methanobacterium sp., a genomic segment contains:
- a CDS encoding MFS transporter yields the protein MFESLRDNQKLTLLVISLASFMSFLDISIVNVSLPTMAKYFGVTTNTILWTILIYIIVLSSFLIVFGKLAQQKGFKKVFLAGFLVFITGSALCAISTQFHELIIFRLMQAVGATMFSGIAAAMVLQYLPENKRGRNLGIVTTIGSLGLALGPLLGGFITEYINFHWIFFINVPIGIIGIILGYAVLHETDKHPGSLDIPGVVMIFIAQSTLIFALNKGLDYGWTSTIILGSIVCSVIFWALFVFQESRAHEPLIDLNFLKMREISLASAANVFSNMPFAGAVVLLPFYFEVVKGMSTSYSGMMLTLMPIAIIIVGPLAGVLSDKIAPNRVTLMGATIGVIGCLVLSTFNPSSSLIYIAIGLLILGASVATFNPPNTKFILSESPSKYRGIASGLVNTSNMIGNGFGTGILGTAAAMVVYTTVGPSTSDKLTPALVSLGLHNAFIIGALAMGVALVLIAMTRYKKPVD from the coding sequence ATGTTTGAAAGTTTAAGAGACAATCAAAAATTAACCTTACTGGTAATTTCACTGGCCAGTTTCATGTCTTTTCTTGATATTTCCATTGTGAATGTTTCCCTACCCACCATGGCCAAGTACTTCGGTGTGACCACTAACACCATTTTATGGACGATTCTAATTTACATCATTGTATTAAGTAGTTTTTTAATTGTTTTCGGTAAATTAGCGCAGCAGAAAGGTTTCAAAAAGGTTTTTCTCGCTGGGTTTCTTGTTTTTATCACTGGTTCTGCATTGTGCGCCATCTCCACCCAGTTTCATGAACTGATTATTTTCCGGCTCATGCAAGCAGTGGGTGCCACCATGTTCTCCGGGATCGCGGCGGCCATGGTACTGCAATACCTTCCTGAAAACAAGCGAGGACGGAATCTGGGAATTGTGACCACAATCGGCTCCCTGGGTTTGGCGCTGGGCCCTCTACTGGGAGGTTTTATAACTGAATACATTAACTTCCACTGGATATTTTTTATCAACGTTCCCATTGGGATTATTGGAATTATACTGGGTTATGCCGTGCTCCATGAAACAGACAAACATCCCGGTTCCCTGGACATACCCGGAGTGGTCATGATCTTCATTGCCCAGAGCACCCTGATCTTCGCACTTAACAAGGGACTGGATTATGGTTGGACTTCTACCATAATACTGGGTAGCATAGTCTGCTCGGTGATATTCTGGGCTCTCTTTGTGTTCCAGGAATCAAGAGCCCATGAACCTCTGATTGACCTTAACTTTTTGAAGATGAGGGAGATATCTCTGGCCAGTGCTGCTAATGTTTTTTCCAACATGCCCTTTGCCGGGGCAGTGGTGCTTTTACCATTCTACTTTGAGGTGGTGAAAGGAATGAGTACCAGTTATTCTGGTATGATGTTAACCCTTATGCCCATTGCCATTATTATAGTTGGCCCCCTGGCAGGTGTGCTTTCGGATAAAATCGCACCTAACCGGGTTACTCTTATGGGTGCGACAATTGGAGTGATTGGATGTCTGGTTTTATCCACTTTCAACCCTTCCAGCAGTTTAATCTATATCGCAATAGGACTTTTGATTTTAGGGGCTTCAGTGGCCACTTTCAACCCACCTAACACTAAATTCATTCTTTCAGAAAGCCCATCTAAATACAGGGGAATAGCATCGGGCCTGGTTAACACTTCCAACATGATCGGTAATGGTTTTGGAACCGGAATTCTTGGTACTGCAGCAGCAATGGTTGTTTATACCACAGTGGGCCCCAGTACCAGTGATAAATTAACACCAGCTCTGGTTTCCCTAGGACTACACAATGCATTTATTATTGGGGCACTGGCCATGGGAGTAGCACTGGTTTTGATCGCCATGACACGGTATAAAAAGCCGGTTGATTAA
- a CDS encoding AEC family transporter: MNSYETIIAIVLMIIIGYICRRFEFLKAEDTQTINKIVVYIAMPSLIFMAMYNADLSNFKTFGTITLICITMGIICGILAYIFTYFKGYTAKTRWGVVAASTLFNSGFLGYPVVLGVFGATGLVRAVFYDVGSTILFISFGIFFLVLYGGSYQDIIKRSVLFPPLLAVIMGVIANLVHLPLGSVIPSTLTYLSGAAIPMIMLALGLSLEFKGIKEYLGVASFVTVLKLVISPLIALIVVGLVGFTGLDRTVTIVEAGMPSAMLSLALAITYDLDIKVTAACIFLSTALSMISITILILFI, encoded by the coding sequence ATGAACTCCTATGAAACCATTATAGCCATTGTATTAATGATTATTATTGGCTATATATGCCGCAGGTTTGAATTTTTAAAGGCAGAAGATACTCAAACCATCAATAAGATTGTGGTGTACATTGCCATGCCCTCATTAATATTCATGGCCATGTACAATGCAGATCTATCAAATTTCAAAACTTTTGGAACCATTACCCTCATTTGTATTACAATGGGCATTATATGTGGAATTCTGGCCTACATTTTCACCTACTTTAAGGGTTACACTGCTAAAACTCGTTGGGGAGTGGTCGCAGCTTCAACTCTCTTTAACTCTGGATTTTTGGGATATCCTGTGGTTTTGGGTGTTTTCGGAGCTACAGGATTAGTGAGGGCGGTATTCTATGATGTGGGTTCCACCATACTTTTCATATCCTTCGGAATATTTTTCTTAGTTCTTTACGGTGGCAGTTACCAGGATATAATCAAAAGATCGGTCTTATTCCCACCGTTACTGGCAGTTATCATGGGAGTTATTGCCAATTTAGTTCATCTTCCACTGGGATCAGTCATTCCCAGCACCCTCACTTACCTTAGCGGTGCTGCAATACCCATGATAATGTTGGCGTTAGGTTTATCCCTGGAATTTAAGGGTATTAAAGAATATTTGGGTGTTGCTTCTTTTGTTACCGTACTAAAATTAGTTATTTCGCCATTAATTGCCCTGATTGTAGTAGGACTGGTGGGTTTCACAGGACTTGACCGGACAGTAACCATTGTGGAAGCTGGTATGCCATCGGCCATGCTTAGTTTGGCCCTAGCCATCACCTACGATTTGGATATAAAGGTAACTGCAGCCTGCATATTCCTAAGCACAGCCCTCAGTATGATTTCCATTACTATTTTAATCTTATTTATATGA
- a CDS encoding methyltransferase domain-containing protein yields MRGNLKYLKEKIFGFNQNNKSKINNYEIYFKNLSDKNGLEIGGPSQIFNKKGELPIYSIINDLDGVNFAPNTIWTGKIEKGKSYNFYGRKKGYQYICDSVNLSMIKDKQYDFLLASHVLEHIANPFKAISEWLRILKDNGIILIILPHKDGTFDHKRPVTDLNHLIEDFELNIGEDDLSHLPEILNFHDFNIHDPTEDFESLKERCLNNYENRCLHHHVFDTKLVIEIINYFKIKIISVDLISPYNIILLGEKIENFQEGTNDKFFDDEDLILKSPFKPDEKI; encoded by the coding sequence ATGAGGGGAAACTTAAAATATTTAAAAGAAAAGATTTTTGGGTTTAATCAAAATAATAAATCAAAAATTAATAATTATGAAATATATTTCAAAAATTTAAGTGATAAAAATGGTTTGGAGATTGGAGGTCCAAGCCAAATATTCAATAAAAAAGGAGAATTACCCATATATTCTATAATTAACGATCTTGACGGGGTTAATTTCGCCCCAAACACGATATGGACTGGAAAAATAGAAAAAGGAAAATCATATAATTTTTATGGTAGAAAAAAAGGTTATCAATACATTTGTGATTCTGTTAACCTAAGTATGATTAAAGATAAGCAATATGATTTTTTATTGGCTTCTCACGTCCTTGAGCATATTGCAAATCCATTTAAAGCCATATCAGAATGGTTAAGAATCTTAAAAGATAATGGCATTATTTTGATAATATTGCCACATAAAGATGGCACATTTGATCATAAACGTCCTGTAACCGATCTAAACCATCTGATCGAAGATTTTGAACTTAATATAGGTGAAGATGATTTATCACATTTACCTGAAATATTAAACTTTCATGACTTTAATATACATGATCCTACAGAGGATTTTGAATCATTAAAAGAAAGGTGTTTAAATAATTATGAAAATAGATGTCTGCATCATCATGTTTTTGACACCAAACTTGTGATAGAAATAATAAATTACTTTAAAATTAAAATAATTTCAGTAGATCTGATTTCACCATATAATATAATATTACTTGGGGAAAAAATTGAAAACTTTCAAGAAGGAACGAATGATAAATTTTTTGATGATGAAGACCTTATTCTTAAAAGTCCTTTTAAGCCAGATGAAAAAATTTAG
- a CDS encoding GyrI-like domain-containing protein, whose product MPKIDLKKKEKLFYYPSTSEVSVVDLPEMKFLMIDGQGDPNTSQEYQDAMETLFPISYKTKFTSKKEKSQDYVVMPLEGLWWVENMEEFTVADKSSWQWTVMIRQPDFINEPLVNKAIEELEKKKDLPSLSKLRFETFKEGKTVQIMYIGPYGEAEAPAVNKLHEYIENQGYQLRGKHHEIYISDMRRTKPEKLKTVIRQPFE is encoded by the coding sequence ATGCCCAAAATAGACTTAAAAAAGAAAGAAAAGCTGTTTTACTATCCATCCACCAGTGAAGTTTCTGTGGTGGATCTGCCGGAGATGAAATTTCTAATGATCGATGGCCAGGGAGACCCTAACACCTCTCAGGAGTATCAGGATGCCATGGAAACATTGTTTCCGATTTCATATAAAACTAAATTCACCAGTAAAAAGGAAAAATCCCAGGATTACGTGGTAATGCCACTTGAGGGTCTCTGGTGGGTTGAAAACATGGAAGAGTTCACTGTAGCTGATAAAAGTTCATGGCAATGGACAGTGATGATCCGCCAACCCGATTTTATCAATGAACCTCTGGTAAATAAGGCAATAGAAGAACTTGAAAAAAAGAAAGATCTACCTTCACTATCCAAATTACGATTTGAAACTTTCAAAGAGGGGAAAACTGTGCAAATAATGTATATTGGGCCTTATGGTGAGGCAGAAGCCCCAGCAGTTAATAAATTACATGAATACATTGAAAATCAAGGTTACCAGTTAAGAGGAAAACATCACGAAATATATATCAGTGACATGCGCAGAACCAAACCTGAAAAACTTAAAACAGTCATAAGACAGCCTTTTGAATAA
- a CDS encoding GyrI-like domain-containing protein, with product MEIKEKNMEKRQIAYINYKGSYEEVPVLMGEIVGFLMAKGLQMMGPPFGVYYNSPEEVPVEELQYEVGMPFAGDAKEEGRVKIKTEPEKLVISTVYEGPYSGCGMAIGALAEYAYKNDYELIGPPVETYISDPNETPENELITEMCFPVVKK from the coding sequence ATGGAAATAAAAGAAAAAAATATGGAAAAAAGACAGATAGCATACATAAACTATAAAGGATCCTACGAGGAAGTCCCGGTTCTAATGGGAGAAATTGTGGGGTTCTTAATGGCTAAAGGCCTGCAGATGATGGGGCCACCATTTGGAGTTTACTACAACAGCCCTGAAGAAGTGCCAGTTGAAGAACTACAGTACGAGGTGGGAATGCCTTTTGCAGGAGACGCAAAAGAAGAAGGGCGTGTGAAAATCAAAACAGAACCTGAAAAACTGGTTATTTCAACTGTTTATGAAGGTCCTTACAGTGGATGTGGTATGGCAATTGGTGCACTGGCTGAATATGCCTATAAAAATGACTATGAACTCATTGGTCCACCTGTGGAAACCTACATTTCCGATCCCAATGAAACCCCCGAAAACGAGCTTATTACTGAAATGTGCTTTCCAGTAGTTAAAAAATAA